AACGGGCGGCCGTGCATGTCCCCCTCGGTCATCACCTCGGCGAACGCCCGGTTGAACATATCCATCTCGTGCTGATAGTCGCCGTACACCGTGTCCTGGATCTCCCCCCCGATGATCACCGGCTCGCCCCGCATGTAGTTCGGGACCTCGAGGTCGAGCGTCACGTTGGTGAACGGGGTCTGGAATCCGACCCGGGTGGGGACGTTCATGTTGTACACGAACTCCTGCAGGTTCTGCTTCACTTCGGCATAGGAGAGGCCGTCGGCACGGATGAACGGGGCGAGGTACGTGTCGACGTTGGAGAACGCCTGCGCCCCGGCTGATTCCCCCTGCAGGGTATACATGAAGTTCACCACCTGGAGAAGGGCGACGCGGAAGTGTCTTGCCGGCCGGGCTTCGATCTTCCCCCTCACCCCTCTGAAGCCGCGCAGGAGGAGGTCGCGCAGGTCCCAACCGACACAGTACGCACCCAGGGTGCCGAGGTCGTGGATGTGGAAGTCGCCCCGCTCGTGCGCCTCCTTGATCGGCTGGGGATAGATCTTGGTGAGCCAGTAATGGGAGATCACCCGGTCGGTGATGTGGGTGTTCAGCCCCTGTAAGGAGAAGGTCATGTTGCTGTTTTCCCGCACCCGCCAATCGCGGTCGTTCAGGTAGTCATCGACCAGGGACGGAACTTCGTCAAGGAGGCGGCGCATCTCGCGCAGGTCGGCGTGCTGCTTGCGATAGACGATGTACGCCTTGGCGATGCGGGTGTGCCCCGCCTCGATCAGGACGTCCTCCACGATGTCCTGGATCTCCTCCACCGTGGGGAGATCGTCGATGAACCGCTCGTCGAGGATCCTGGTCACCCGCTCGGATAGGCGCTTGGCCGTCCGCTCGTCCGGCTCTCCCACTTCCCGCATTGCCTTCCAGATCGCCGTCGTGATCTTTGCCTCATCGAACGGTACCACCCGACCATCTCGTTTTACGATCCTCTCCATGGAAAATGCCCCCTCATAAGTATTAGTTTGGGATATAACCGAACCATCATAGCGAGGAGGGTGGGGGTGTGTCAACACCGACCCAATCCGTGTTTTGCGTGGCAAATCCTGATGAACAGGGGAAAAGGACACCCGGGGCGATGGAGTTGGTGATAAATATCACGCCCAGATGACCGTGCGGTTTTTTCTTGATTATCCCGCCCTGATCCGCTAAGATTCGGCGATACACAAGTGGAACAGTATTCAGAGGTGATTGAAATACCTAACATCCGTTCAGCAGAGAAGCGTTTGCGCCAGAGCGAGAAGCGTCGCATCCGCAACCGGGCGAGGAAACAGGCGGTGAAGAAGGTCATCAAGCAGATCCGCATCCACCTCGCGGCCGGGGAGAAGGAAGAGGCCCGCGCCCTGATCCCACAGCTCGCCAAGGCGGCCGATAAGGCGGCCAAGGGCCATGCGTTTCACAAAAACAAGGCGAGCCGGATCAAGTCGCGGTGGATGCGTAAGATACAGTCGGCTTGATCAAGGAGGCCTCCATGCACCACTTCGATTTTCTCGGTAAGGCGAAGTACTTCGTTCCGATATCCATCCTCCTCGTGGTGTTGAGTTGGATCCTGGTGATCCCGGGAGTACGCGGGCTCAACCCCGGGATCGACTTCAGCGGCGGGACTGAGTTTACGGTGAAGTTCAGCGAGCCGGTCACCACTGCGGAGGTACGCAGCGCCCTCGCGGAAATCCCCGCCCCGATCGACCTCAGCAAGAGCGTGATCCAGAACGTAGCCGGGAAGAACACCATGGTGATCACCACCCAGCTCGACGTGGAGGCGAACCAGAGCACGATCAAGGCGATCGAGGATACCCTGCGGAGCAAGTTCAAAGTGGAGGATGTGAGCCGGTACTCGATCGGAAAGCAGGTGAGCCGTGAGCTGATGCAGAAAGGTTGGCAGGCGGTCCTCCTCGCGCTCGTTGTGATCCTGGTCTACGTGTCATGGCGGTTCCGGCTCCGTTACGCGGTCGGGGCGGTCGTTGCCTTGATCCACGACGTGTCGATTGCACTTGGGGTGTTCGCCCTGTTCCACATCGAAGTGAACCTCGCTACGATCGCTGCATTCCTCACGATCGTCGGTTACTCCCTGAACGATACGATCGTCATCTTCGATCGGATCCGGGAGAACTTGAAGATAGACCGCAAGGCGTCGATCTTCGACATCATAAACAAGAGCGTCAACCAATCCCTCTCCCGCACGTTGAACACCTCGCTCACCACCTTCATCCCGGTGTTCATCATGTTCCTGTTCGGAGGATCGGTCCTGCGCGGGTTCGCCCTTGCCCTGCTGATCGGGGTCATTGTCGGGACGTACTCCTCCATGTACATCGCCAATCCGATCGTCTATGCATGGACCCTTAAGGCGGGGGTAAAGAGAAGTAAATGAACTCCATTCTCTTCCCAAGAAGGGAATGGGAACCGGCGCCCGCGCCGGATGAGGGCCTCATCGGGGAAGTCGTCTCTTCTCTGGGGTGCTCCCCCGGGTTAGGAATCCTGCTTGCCCGCCGCGGCGGGAAGCGGTGGCGGGGACTGCTGGATCCAGGATTCCCCCAGTTCCACTCTCCGTTCGGTCTCTCCGGAATAACCACTGCCATCTCCCGGATGCGGGAGGCGATCGCCCGCGGCGAGCGGGTGTTCATTCACGGTGACTTTGACGTCGACGGCCTCACCGGAGCAGCGGTCCTGTACCGCGGTCTGGTCCCGTTGTTCCCCAAAGAGACGATCAAGGTGGAGGTTGGAGACCGGCGTCACGGGCACGGGTTGTCGCCCGAGTTCGTGCTGCGGGTGATCGATGAAGGGTTCGATCTCGTCGTCACCGTGGACTGCGGAATATCGAACGTCGACGAGGTCGCAGCCCTGCGCGAAGCGGGGATCGACACGATCATCACCGACCATCACGTCCCCCCGGCGCAACTCCCGCCAGCGGTAGCAGTGATCGACCCCCAACTTCCGGACGATTCCTACCCGAACCGCAACCTCGCCGGGGTCGGGGTGGCGTACAAGTTCCTGAGTGCGCTGTACCAACAGCTGAAAAAACCGATCCCTTACCAGCTCCTTGATCTCGTTGGACTAGGGACGATCGCCGATCTGGTCCCGCTGTCCGACGACGGAGAGGTGGAGAACCGGGCGCTGGTGAGAGAGGCGTTCAACCTGATCGCGCGGGGGGAGGGATCTTCCCTCGGGCTGCGCGTTCTAATGGAACGGCTCTCCCTCAACCCAAAGAAGCTGACCGCGTCGGATATCGGCTACATCATCGCTCCAAAGCTGAATGCGGCGAACCGGGCCGGGGACCCGAAGGTGGCGTTCCTCCTCCTGACCACGCGGGTGAAGGAGCGGGCCGAGTACCTGAGCGAGGTCCTCCTCGACTACAACCGCGACCGGGAGGTGGCGCAGACCGACCTGATCGCCCAGGCGCAGGAGGAGATGGCTAAGGCGGGTGTTGATCCGCGCCAGGATGGGATCATCGTCCTGTCCGGGAAGTACTGGAACAAGGGGATCATCGGGCTCGCCGCCTCCAACCTCGCCGACCGCTACCGTGTCCCGGCGGTGATAATCTCCGAGGGGGACCGGATAAGCCGCGGATCGTGCCGGAGCGTGGACGGATTCGACATGATCGCCTGCCTGCGCGAGAACTCCGACATCCTCGTGCGCTACGGCGGACACAAGATGGCGGCCGGGTTCACGGTGAAGAACGAGCTTCTTCCTCTCCTCACCGAACGGCTGCTCGCCTGTGCCGCGCGAGAGAGGGGGAAGGCCGCCCCGATCAAGGAGCAGTACGACGCTGAGATCAGGGCGGATGAGATCGACATGCGCTTTTACACCAACATCCGCTCCCTATCCCCGTTTGGGCCGGGTAATCCCGCTCCGCTCTTCCTCCTGCGCGACTGTCGGTTCTCCGATCTCTCCCTGGTCGGAGGGCAGCGCCAGCACCTGAAGGGGACGGTGAGTCAGGACGGAAGGAGCATCCCGTTCATCGCGTTCCGCATGGGCCGCCACATCGACAAGTTCGAGCAAGGGAGCGGAGCAGGGCTCATCTTCCGTCCTGGGTTCGACGACTGGCGCGGGACGGTGCAGGTGGAGGCGGTCGATCTGGTCGAGGACTAATCCGCCTGCGCGGAGAGGCGGATGAAGGAGAGGACCGCCCACGCAAGCAGGGCGCGCCCGCTGAACCGCGCGATCGAAACGACCGCCTTCACCCGGCGCGGCTGGCGGATCATCCGGTAGCACCACTCCAACCCGAGTTTCTGCCAGGCGATCGGAGCGCGGGGTACGTCCCCGGCGAACAGGTCGAGCGCCCCTCCGACCCCGATCATCACCCCGGGAACCCTGGTTCGCGCTGCCCGCATGAACCGCTCCTGCTGCGGGACCCCCATCCCAACCAGAACGAGATCGGGTCTTGCCGCGGCGATGCGCTCCACCACCGCGTCGGGTTTCGTGAAGTAACCGTGATGCGTCCCCACGATGTTTATCCCGGGGTGGTGCGCCTGCAGCCGATCCGCCGCTCGGATCGCCACCCCGGGCCTTCCTCCGAGGAGATAGACCCGGATCCCGGGTCGGGCGAGGAGCCGGGCGGCGAGATCAACCCCGGTCACTCGCGCCGGGAGCGGCCGCCCGAAAAGCCGGCTCGCCCAGACGACCCCGATCCCGTCCGGGATGACAAGGTCAGCGGAGGCGTAGCTGGACCGAAGCACAGGGTCGGAGAGGGCCCTGATCACCCCCGGGGAGTTCGGGGTGACGACGACTGCTGCCCGTCCGGCCCGGATCATCCCCTCCACCCAGCGGGTGGCTTCGTCCAGGGTCACTGGATCGAACCCGATCCCGAACAGGTACACCCTCCGGTCACGGTCATGCACTCCGAAGTCATCGGCCCTCAACCCGGCGAGAGCGCGATAGGCACCCCAGGTGAAGAAGAGGATGCCGGCGACGACGAGGGCGTACTCCGGGTGTCCCTGGGCGAACCCGACCACGGCGACCGCGAACCCTGCCGCCCCGATCCCCCACGCGAGGAGGGAGCGGGAAGGGAGGCGGAGGGAGCTCGTCCCGGTGACGGCCCCGAGGCGGGCGGTGGCGAACAGCGGAACCCCGAGCGCGACGAGCGGGCCGAGGAGGGAGACCGAGACCGCTCCCTTCATCGCTCCACTGATCCCGAACAGCCCCAGCGCGAACGCTACCACCGCGTGGTCCTCCCGGACCGATCCCCCCCGCAGCGCCCGCACGAGCCCGAGGAGGACGAAGGCGATGGTCGCCACCGGCAAGGAGGCGGCGATCGGGGACTCCCGGGTCTGGGGGGAGGCGAAGGAAAGGAGGAGGATGGTGACAGCGAGGGTGAGGTCGAACCCGAGCTGGGGACCGCGCTGTGGGACCACCCGGCGGAGCCCTTCCCGCGCCCAGATCAAAAGGACGATCCAGGCGCAGGTGAACGGAATCGCGATCCAATCGAGGAATAGGTACCCCCCGGCCGGATCGGTGATGAACTCGATCCTAAATCCGGTTCCGACCGCGATCAATCCCGCGGCGACAGCGGAAAATTTGTTCCCCCTCCCGAGGACGAGAACGCCGATCCCGAGTGCAATCCCGAGGAGCTCGACCCGCGGACCGATGACCACCAATAGGATCCCCGGAATCGCGAGGAACCGCACCGCGTCGATTACAACCTCCGATCTCGCCTTCATCCCAAGTTCAGTGTAGCCGGTCCGTCCTGAGGAGGAAAGACAAACCGGGGCGAGAATCGGGGTCGTTGTCCCACCGTAGCGCGGGACAGGGATCACTTTCCCACGCAGAACCGAGAGAAGATATGGGAGAGGATGTCCTCGGATACGTCGATCCCCTGAAGCTTCCCCGCCTCGCGGTACGCGACCCGCAGTTCCTCAGCGACGATGTCCGGAGTCACCCCGGACTCCAATGCGGCTGCCGCCCGGGCGAGGGCATCTCCCGTGCGGCGGAGGAGGTCCTGCTCCCAGGCGTCGAGGAGGAGGAACGTACCCGCTGCCGGGATCCCGCCGGCAAGTACAGCCGCGACGAGCCCGCTCATCAGCTCATCCACCCCAGCCCCGGTCTGAGCGGAGATCTCGTACACCCCGAGGTAGGGGGACGGATCAAGCTCATCCCGGGTGAACGCAGGGGGGAGGTCGGACTTGTTGAGGACGAGGATGACCGGCTTTTTCCATTCCCGGTCGAGCAGGGCCTGGTCATCGGGGGTGAGGGGGCAGCTTCGATCGAGGAGGAGCAAAACGAGATCGGCCCGGTCGATCGCGCGCGCCGCCCGTCGCACTCCCTCTTCCTCCACCGCATCGGTCGGGGGACGCAGCCCGGCGGTGTCGATCATCCGTACCGGGATCCCCTCCACCTCCACCACTTCCTCGACCGTGTCCCGGGTCGTCCCCGGGATCGGGGTGACGATCGCCCGTTCCTCGGCGAGGATTGTGTTGAGCAGGGTGGACTTGCCCACGTTCGGCCGTCCGACGATCGCCGCGACGAGCCCCTCGCGCACCACCCGTCCCCGCGCCGCCCGCCGTTCGAGTTCCTCCACCTCGTCCCGCAGCGCGCGGACCCTGGGGATGAGGGGATCGGTTTCCGCGTCGACGTCCGGGTAGTCGATCCCGACCTCGATGTCCGCCAAAAGCGCCGCGATCCGATCGCGCAGGGACTCCACTTCGTCCCGGAACCTCCCCCCGATTTTGGCGACCGCCGCCTCCAGCCCGAGCCTGGTCTGGGCCCGGACCGCGTCGAGGACGGCCTGGGCCTGATCGAGGGAGATCCTTCCGTTCAGGAACGCGCGTTTGGTGAACTCCCCCCGCTCGGCGAGCCGCGCACCGTTGCGCAGGAGGAGGTCGAGCACCGCCCGCACGGCGGCGATCCCGCCGTGGCAGTTGATCTCGACGACGTCCTCGCGGGTGTAGGTGCGGGGGGCGCGCATCACCGTGACCAGAACCTCATCGAGCTTGATCTCCCCGTCGAGGATGAACCCGTGATGAATAGTATGGCTCGGAACCTGGGAGAGGCGGATCTTCCGGGTCGGGCGGAAGACGGATTCAGCGATCTCGACCGCGCGCGGGCCGCTCATCCGCACGATCCCAATCCCCCCCTCCCCAAGCGGGGTCGAGATCGCGGCGATCGTGTCCTCGGCGTTCATGTCTCGTCCGGCTCGATCACCACCCGCCGCTCGTCCCCTTTGCCCACGGAGTAGGTGCGCACCCCGGGAAAGTTGGCGAGGGTGATGTGGATCGTGCGCCGGTCGATGCGGGGCATCGGGTTCAACCTGATCCGCTTATGCTCCCGCCGGACCGACTCGGCCGCGCTGAGGGCGAACCGGATCAGCTCCGCCCTCCTCCGCTTAACCGCCCCGTTGATGTCGAGGATGATCTCGCAGTCCTTCCCGGTGACCCGGCGGAGATGGGTGCGGAGGAGGTGCTGCAGGGCGGAGAGGATCGGGCGCTCCTCGGGGAGGGTGAACAGGCTCCCGGTCAGGTTGACGTACAGCTCCTCGCAGGAGTCCCCCTCGATCTCAAAGCTCGCCTCCTCCTCCATGATGGCGAGAAGCTCAGAGAGGTAGGCCCTAATCTCCGCCTTTATCGTCTCCATCCTGCGCCTCCTTCTCTCCTGGCTCCGCGGATGAGCCCGGGGGAGCGGCTCCTCCCACCGCGGCCTCGGCCTTTCCCATCTCCCAGTTGACGAACGCCTGCTGTCCGATTTGGGACAGGGTGGTAAGGAGGTAGTACAGCCACAGCCCGGCCGGGAAGTTCCAGAAGAAGAAGGCCATAAACAACGGGAAGATGTACCCCATGTACTTCTGCGACCCGCTCGACTGATCTGAGGTCATCGGGGTCATCAGCCGCTGCTGGAGGATCATCGCCCCCGTAGTGAGGATCACAAGAATGAACAGCGGATCGCGCAGGCTGAGGTCCGGAATCCACAAAAAGCCGGGGGAGAGGTGGATCTCCTCGCTTGCATACAGGATCGCCTTCCACAGGAGGATCAGGATCGGAAGCTGGATCACCATCGGGAGGCACCCGCCCATCGGGTTAACCCCCTCCCGCTTGTACAGCTCCATCATCTTCTGCTGGAGAAGCTCACGGTCGTCCTTGAACCGCTTCTGGATCTCCTGCAGTTTGGGCTGGAGCTTCTGCATCTTGGCCATCGAATGATACTGTTTGCGCATCAGCGGGAACAGGACGAGACGCGTCACCAGGGTGAACAGGATGATCGCCCACCCGTAGTTCCCGGTGTAGCGATAGAGGAGCTTTAAGAACTGGACGACCGGGATGATCAGCCGCGCTCCGGTTCCAGGATTGTCCAGACTCCCCAGCCCGACTGCGTCCATGAGGAGATAGCGGCGGCGCCCTCCGTACAGGGAGAACGAGTAGGTGCTCTCCCCGGGAGCGGCGGGTACGGTGATCCCGAACGCCGTCCGATCCCCGAGCAAGGTGGCGAACGGGGTGATCTCGGAACCCCCTGGCGTCTTGAGGAAGAAAACCGTCGCTTTGTTCATCAGCCCGAGGCCATCGAACGAGGTGTACGAGCCCGGAGCGAGCGGGGCGGTGCTCACCCCGGAGTCGAACTGATAAACAAGCTCCTTGCTCACCGCACTGGTTGCGTCCCCAAGGACGATCCTGAGCGGGACGGCCTCCCCGGACGGGTTCTCAACCTTTATCGTCACCCCCACGGTGTAATACGGGTCGTTGCGGAGGAGGAACCGCTTCGTCATCCGGAGATTCCCCACAGTCCCGGTGAATTCGATCGCGAGTTCGTCCGGGCGCGGGGCGCTCGGAGGTGCTGTGAGGGTGAAGTGCGTGGCGACCGTCTCCCCTCCGGACTGAACCGTGAATGGATAAATGGTGTTGGCCAAGTACTGACGGGTGTAGTTTCCGTCCTTGTAGGTCGTCTTCGTCCCGGGAACGAGCTCGGCCGGTTTCGAACCGTACGGTGCGAAGTAGAGGTAGACGCTCCGCAGCGTTCCCCCCGCCTCGGAGAAGACGTAATCGGCGAGGGCGGTCTTCACTTCTATCGCTTTGTGATCACCCTCGGAGTAGATCTTGTAGGTGATCCCGCCCTCCCCTCCGAAAGCAACGGCGGAGAACAAAAAGATAACGACGATTCCTATCAGCGTAAAGATCGTGAATTTTCGCACGGATACCTCCGAAAAAGAGGGTATCCCAAGGGGCGTCCCTTTGCAAATAAATGGGCGTGAGATGGTTACCGCCCATCTGCAGGGCAATCGGTGCACCTCGGTCTCCCGGGAGCCATGACTGTCCTTACCGTTCCTCGGCGGGGTAGCGATACACGCTCTCGGTTACTACCCGGTGTTCGGGTTCACCGCGGCGATAATGGGGATCGCTTATCTCCTCCTCGCACGTTGAAACCGCTTCCCTCCTCCGGTATTATTCGTTCATTGATCGGATAACAAGTATCAGGAGGTGCTTCCGGGAGTGGAAGCTCAAACGAGATTACCTAAACGAGTCGGAGACGCCATTCATGCCGTGGGGAGGCGGAAGAGGGCGACCGCCCGCGTCTACCTGAAGGAAGGAGACGGGGCGATCATCATCAACGGCCGCCCAGCGGAGGAGTATTTCGCTTCGTTCCTCGAGGCGCCGTCCCACCTCGAGAAGACGCTCAAGCAGCCGTTCTACCTCACCGGGACGATGGGAAAGTACGACGTCAAGGCCCGCGTGCGCGGTGGCGGGTTTACCGGGCAACTTGAGGCGATCCGCCTCGGGATCGCCCGTGCCCTCCTCGGGGTGACGGAGGAGTACCGGGCGCCGCTGAAACGGGCGGGGCTCCTCACCCGCGACCCACGCGAGGTGGAACGGAAGAAGTACCACCACCGCAAGGCGCGGAAGAGCGAGCAATACTCCAAGCGTTAACGGAGATAGCGATGAAAAAAGGGATCCATCCGGAGTTGAAGAGGGCCGTTATTCACTGCGCCTGTGGGGCGGAGTTCGAGACGCTCTCCACGGTGGAGGACGTGCACGTGGACATCTGCTCCAAGTGCCATCCGTTCTTCACCGGCGAGGAGCGGTTCGTCGATACCGAGGGGCGTGTGGAGCGGTTCCAGCGTAAGTACGGGAAGAAGGAATAGTCGATGCCGCCAGTGGGCGGTCAGGCGATAATCGAGGGTGTGATGATGCAGAACGGCGACCGCGTCGCGGTCGCCGTTCGTCGTCAATCGGACGGCAAGATCATCGTCCGCGACATCCCGACGCGCAAGAGACCGCAGCGGATCTGGAACGCCCCGTTCATTCGCGGGCTGTTCCGGCTGTACGACATGCTCTCCCTCGGGCTGCGCGCTTTAAACATGTCGGCCAAGCTTGCATTCCCGGAAGAGGAACAACTCGGCAAAGGGGAATCGTGGTTCACCTACGCCCTTGCCGTCATCCTCGCCGTGGGCGGATTCGTCGTCCTCCCCCTCTACCTGGCCAACATGGTCCCGGGCCTACGCACTGGAAATTCGATCCTGTTCAACCTCGTCGAGGGATTGATCCGGATAACATTCTTCCTCGCTTACCTCTACCTCATCTCACGCCTGAAGGACATCCATCGCGTCTTCCAGTATCACGGAGCGGAGCACAAGACCGTCTACACCTACGAGGCGGGGGAGGAATTGACGGTGGAGAACGCGCGCAAGTACACGACGCTGCATCCCCGCTGTGGGACGGCCTTCTTGATGATCGTCCTTGTGATCTCGATCCTCGTCTTCTCCATCGCCGGGAACCCGAACCTGTGGCTGAAGGTCCTCTCCCGTCTCCTCCTGCTGCCGGTCGTCGCCGGGATCTCGTACGAGGCGCTCCGGTACAGCGGGGGAAACTACAACAGGTTTTGGGTGCGAGTTCTCACTAAACCTGGGCTATGGCTGCAGAAGTTGACCACGGCCGAGCCGACCGACGATATGCTCGAAGTGGCGATCGCTGCCCTGAAACGGGTGACGGAAGAGCCTCATATAGAGAGCGTCGGGGCCGCGGTGAGCGAGAGCGGCGAGGTCTCCCCGAGCTCAAAGTGACGGAACGCACCGCAGGCGGCGATCATCGCCGCGTTGTCGGTGCAGTAGGAAAGCGGGGGGAAGAAGACCTCGATCCCGCGTGATTTCCCATCCGCAAGCAGCCGCGCCCGCAGGTGGGAATTTGCCGCCACCCCGCCCACGACGACGAGCTTGCGCATGTGATGCCGTCGAGCTGCCTCGATCGCCTTCCCGGCGAGGACGTCGACCACGCTCGCCAGGAACGAGGCGGCGACATCGCGGGGATCGGCGGACGGATGCTTCCGCAGGTAGTAGAGGACCGAGGTCTTCAGCCCGGCGAAGCTGAAGTCGAACCCCGGCGATGCCATGAGGGGGCGGGGAAATTCGATCGCGCTGGGATCCCCTTCCTCGGCCAACCGGTCGATCTCCGCCCCGGCCGGATAGTCGATCCCGAGCATCTTCCCCACCTTGTCAAGCGCCTCCCCGGCCGCGTCGTCGATCGTCGTCCCCACCAGTCGGTAGCGTCCGTAATCCTCCACCTTGACCAAGAGAGTGTGCCCCCCGGAGACGAGGAGGCCCATGAACGGCGGTCCGGCGTCCGGATAGGCGAGGCGATGGGCGAACAGGTGCCCCTCGAGGTGGTTCACCCCGATGAACGGGATCCCACGCCCGAACGCGATCCCCTTCCCGTAGGAGAGCCCAACGAGGAGCGGTCCGACGAGCCCGGGGCCGTAGGTGGCGGCGACAAGGGAGAGATCGGAAAAGCCGATCCCTGCCTCTTCCAGCGCCCGCTTCACCAGGTGCGGGAGCTTGCGCAGGTGATCCCGGGACGCGACCTCGGGGACGACCCCACCGTAACGGGCGTGGAGTTCGACCTGGGAATAGATCAGATTCACCTCGAGATCAGTCTCCCCGCGCAGGACGGCGACCGCGGTCTCATCGCACGAGGTCTCGATTCCCAGCGTATATTCGGTCATCGCAGGTATTCCGGTTTCAACACCCCGATGAACGGGAGGTTCCGGTACAGCTCGGCGTAGTCCATCCCGTAGCCGACGATGAACTCGTCCTTGTCCATCACGAATCCGGTGTAGTCGATCTCCACCGGGATCTCCCGCCGCACCCGCTTGTCGATCAGGGTGCAAATGCGGATCGAAGCCGGATCGCGTGCGGCGAACCCGCGGCGCAAGTAGTCGATCGTGTGTCCGGTGTCGATGATGTCTTCCACAATCAGGACATCGCGCTGGTAGATCGGACGGTCGAGGTCCTTCACCAGCCGGACCGCTCCAGGGGAAGTCCCGTTCCCGTAGGATGAGACGCAGATGAAGTCGTACTCGAGATCAGTGGGGACGTGACGGACCAGATCGGCGCTGAACACCATCGCTCCCCGCAGCACGCAGACCAAGACCGGAGGACGACCCTGCGGATCGCGGGAATAATCCCCGCCTGCGTAGTCACGGGAGATCCGGGCCCCGAGCGCGGCGACCCGCTGTTCGATCTCTTCCGCGGAGAACAAAACCCTCTCTATTCGCTCTTCTATCGGCTGTCTATTCATGATCTCGCTCCAGGAGATGCCCCCTAAGTTTCCCCGGTCCGGGGAAAAAAGCAACCCCGGCTTGACCGAAGGAGGGGGCTTCGCCATACTAGCGTTTGAGGGGGTGTGCGATGAGAGAGTTGGTTGTGCTAGTCGGGCTCCCGGGATCGGGAAAGACGAGCTTTCGGGCACGCCATCCCGAGTGGGCGGTGGTCTCCAAGGATGATATCCGCCGGAACGTGTTCCACCGTGACTTCGACCTCGAGTATGAGGACGCAGTGGAACGGATCTTCTCCGCCATGTTGGTGGAGGCGGTCGATTCCCCGGCCCGGGTGGTGTGCGTGGACAATACCAACCTCACCCGCGCCGCCCGCGCCCCGCTGATCGAGGTGGCGCGGCTCTCCGACCGGCTCCCGATCGCTTACGTCATGCCGCACCTGCCGCTGGAGGTCCTCTACGCCCGCAAGCTGCGCCAGCTTGAGGAACTCGCGCGAAACCACCCGGAGATCACCGTGGGCGGCTTCCCCGAGGCGCGCTATGCGGCGATGTACGACCAATACGAACAGGTGAGCGAGGATGAGGGATTCGCACGCGTGTTTCGCAATGTGGAGCCGATCCCGGTTAAGAAACGGACGCGCCGCGCACGCCGTTCCGTCCGCTC
This region of Candidatus Bipolaricaulota bacterium genomic DNA includes:
- a CDS encoding ATP-binding protein — translated: MRELVVLVGLPGSGKTSFRARHPEWAVVSKDDIRRNVFHRDFDLEYEDAVERIFSAMLVEAVDSPARVVCVDNTNLTRAARAPLIEVARLSDRLPIAYVMPHLPLEVLYARKLRQLEELARNHPEITVGGFPEARYAAMYDQYEQVSEDEGFARVFRNVEPIPVKKRTRRARRSVRSLEPLPLFAQ
- a CDS encoding DUF1385 domain-containing protein, which gives rise to MPPVGGQAIIEGVMMQNGDRVAVAVRRQSDGKIIVRDIPTRKRPQRIWNAPFIRGLFRLYDMLSLGLRALNMSAKLAFPEEEQLGKGESWFTYALAVILAVGGFVVLPLYLANMVPGLRTGNSILFNLVEGLIRITFFLAYLYLISRLKDIHRVFQYHGAEHKTVYTYEAGEELTVENARKYTTLHPRCGTAFLMIVLVISILVFSIAGNPNLWLKVLSRLLLLPVVAGISYEALRYSGGNYNRFWVRVLTKPGLWLQKLTTAEPTDDMLEVAIAALKRVTEEPHIESVGAAVSESGEVSPSSK
- the hpt gene encoding hypoxanthine phosphoribosyltransferase; translated protein: MEERIERVLFSAEEIEQRVAALGARISRDYAGGDYSRDPQGRPPVLVCVLRGAMVFSADLVRHVPTDLEYDFICVSSYGNGTSPGAVRLVKDLDRPIYQRDVLIVEDIIDTGHTIDYLRRGFAARDPASIRICTLIDKRVRREIPVEIDYTGFVMDKDEFIVGYGMDYAELYRNLPFIGVLKPEYLR
- the tsaD gene encoding tRNA (adenosine(37)-N6)-threonylcarbamoyltransferase complex transferase subunit TsaD encodes the protein MTEYTLGIETSCDETAVAVLRGETDLEVNLIYSQVELHARYGGVVPEVASRDHLRKLPHLVKRALEEAGIGFSDLSLVAATYGPGLVGPLLVGLSYGKGIAFGRGIPFIGVNHLEGHLFAHRLAYPDAGPPFMGLLVSGGHTLLVKVEDYGRYRLVGTTIDDAAGEALDKVGKMLGIDYPAGAEIDRLAEEGDPSAIEFPRPLMASPGFDFSFAGLKTSVLYYLRKHPSADPRDVAASFLASVVDVLAGKAIEAARRHHMRKLVVVGGVAANSHLRARLLADGKSRGIEVFFPPLSYCTDNAAMIAACGAFRHFELGETSPLSLTAAPTLSI